A genome region from Columba livia isolate bColLiv1 breed racing homer chromosome 2, bColLiv1.pat.W.v2, whole genome shotgun sequence includes the following:
- the TCEA1 gene encoding transcription elongation factor A protein 1 isoform X4: protein MTLELLQSTRIGMSVNAIRKQSTDEEVTSLAKSLIKSWKKLLDGPSTDKDSEEKKKEPASSSQNSPEAREESSSSSNSSSRKEEGSAPSNSFIPSFPRAPSTSDSVRVKCREMLSAALRTGDDYIAIGADEEELGSQIEEAIFQELKNTDMKYKNRVRSRIANLKDAKNPNLRKNVLCGNIPPDKFAKMTAEEMASDELKEMRKNLTKEAIREHQMAKTGGTQTDLFTCGKCKKKNCTYTQVQTRSADEPMTTFVVCNECGNRWKFC from the exons ATGACCCTTGAGTTGTTACAG TCTACCAGAATTGGAATGTCAGTGAATGCGATACGCAAGCAAAGCACAGATGAAGAAGTTACATCTTTAGCGAAATCTCTTATCAAGTCTTGGAAGAAACTGTTAG ATGGACCTTCAACTGATAAAGattctgaagaaaagaaaaaggagcctGCATCTTCCTCACAAAACAGCCCTGAAGCAAGAGAAGAAAG cAGTTCAAGTAGCAATTCCAGCAGCAGGAAGGAGGAGGGTAGCGCTCCCTCAAATTCTTTCATCCCGTCTTTTCCCCGGGCTCCAAGCACTTCGGATTCTGTACGAGTGAAATGTAGAGAaatgctctctgcagctctcaGAACAGGAG ATGATTACATTGCTATTGGTGCTGATGAGGAAGAGCTGGGTTCTCAGATTGAAGAAG CTATTTttcaagaattaaaaaacactgatatgaaatacaaaaataggGTACGAAGTAGAATAGCGAATCTCAAGGATGCAAAGAATCCTAACCTAAGGAAAAACGTGTTATGTGGGAACATTCCTCCTGACAAGTTTGCCAAAATGACAGCAGAG GAAATGGCAAGTGATGAACTGAAAGAAATGCGCAAAAATCTGACCAAAGAAGCTATCAGAGAGCACCAGATGGCTAAAACAGGAGGTACCCAGACTGATCTGTTTACGTGTGGCAAGTGCAAAAAGAAGAACTGTACATACACCCAG GTTCAAACCCGCAGTGCTGATGAACCCATGACAACGTTTGTTGTCTGTAATGAATGTGGTAACAGATGGAAG tTCTGTTAG
- the TCEA1 gene encoding transcription elongation factor A protein 1 isoform X1: protein MTTEDEIIRIAKKMDKMVQKKNAAGALDLLKELKNIPMTLELLQSTRIGMSVNAIRKQSTDEEVTSLAKSLIKSWKKLLDGPSTDKDSEEKKKEPASSSQNSPEAREESSSSSNSSSRKEEGSAPSNSFIPSFPRAPSTSDSVRVKCREMLSAALRTGDDYIAIGADEEELGSQIEEAIFQELKNTDMKYKNRVRSRIANLKDAKNPNLRKNVLCGNIPPDKFAKMTAEEMASDELKEMRKNLTKEAIREHQMAKTGGTQTDLFTCGKCKKKNCTYTQVQTRSADEPMTTFVVCNECGNRWKFC from the exons GCTGGTGCTCTTGATTTATTGAAGGAACTTAAGAATATTCCCATGACCCTTGAGTTGTTACAG TCTACCAGAATTGGAATGTCAGTGAATGCGATACGCAAGCAAAGCACAGATGAAGAAGTTACATCTTTAGCGAAATCTCTTATCAAGTCTTGGAAGAAACTGTTAG ATGGACCTTCAACTGATAAAGattctgaagaaaagaaaaaggagcctGCATCTTCCTCACAAAACAGCCCTGAAGCAAGAGAAGAAAG cAGTTCAAGTAGCAATTCCAGCAGCAGGAAGGAGGAGGGTAGCGCTCCCTCAAATTCTTTCATCCCGTCTTTTCCCCGGGCTCCAAGCACTTCGGATTCTGTACGAGTGAAATGTAGAGAaatgctctctgcagctctcaGAACAGGAG ATGATTACATTGCTATTGGTGCTGATGAGGAAGAGCTGGGTTCTCAGATTGAAGAAG CTATTTttcaagaattaaaaaacactgatatgaaatacaaaaataggGTACGAAGTAGAATAGCGAATCTCAAGGATGCAAAGAATCCTAACCTAAGGAAAAACGTGTTATGTGGGAACATTCCTCCTGACAAGTTTGCCAAAATGACAGCAGAG GAAATGGCAAGTGATGAACTGAAAGAAATGCGCAAAAATCTGACCAAAGAAGCTATCAGAGAGCACCAGATGGCTAAAACAGGAGGTACCCAGACTGATCTGTTTACGTGTGGCAAGTGCAAAAAGAAGAACTGTACATACACCCAG GTTCAAACCCGCAGTGCTGATGAACCCATGACAACGTTTGTTGTCTGTAATGAATGTGGTAACAGATGGAAG tTCTGTTAG
- the TCEA1 gene encoding transcription elongation factor A protein 1 isoform X3 gives MFLPLEGKISLQVLQKFCKCCCAKLLLSEKSKTRRRRFIQNSRTTLSLNREDRKNVQSTRIGMSVNAIRKQSTDEEVTSLAKSLIKSWKKLLDGPSTDKDSEEKKKEPASSSQNSPEAREESSSSSNSSSRKEEGSAPSNSFIPSFPRAPSTSDSVRVKCREMLSAALRTGDDYIAIGADEEELGSQIEEAIFQELKNTDMKYKNRVRSRIANLKDAKNPNLRKNVLCGNIPPDKFAKMTAEEMASDELKEMRKNLTKEAIREHQMAKTGGTQTDLFTCGKCKKKNCTYTQVQTRSADEPMTTFVVCNECGNRWKFC, from the exons ATGTTTTTgcctttggaaggaaaaatctCTCTGCAAGTGCTCCAGAAATTCTGTAAATGCTGCTGTGCAAAGCTTCTGCTTAGTGAGAAGAGCAAGACTAGAAGGAGAAGGTTTATACAGAACAGCAGAACAACTTTATCCTTGAACCGTGAGGATCGGAAGAATGTACAA TCTACCAGAATTGGAATGTCAGTGAATGCGATACGCAAGCAAAGCACAGATGAAGAAGTTACATCTTTAGCGAAATCTCTTATCAAGTCTTGGAAGAAACTGTTAG ATGGACCTTCAACTGATAAAGattctgaagaaaagaaaaaggagcctGCATCTTCCTCACAAAACAGCCCTGAAGCAAGAGAAGAAAG cAGTTCAAGTAGCAATTCCAGCAGCAGGAAGGAGGAGGGTAGCGCTCCCTCAAATTCTTTCATCCCGTCTTTTCCCCGGGCTCCAAGCACTTCGGATTCTGTACGAGTGAAATGTAGAGAaatgctctctgcagctctcaGAACAGGAG ATGATTACATTGCTATTGGTGCTGATGAGGAAGAGCTGGGTTCTCAGATTGAAGAAG CTATTTttcaagaattaaaaaacactgatatgaaatacaaaaataggGTACGAAGTAGAATAGCGAATCTCAAGGATGCAAAGAATCCTAACCTAAGGAAAAACGTGTTATGTGGGAACATTCCTCCTGACAAGTTTGCCAAAATGACAGCAGAG GAAATGGCAAGTGATGAACTGAAAGAAATGCGCAAAAATCTGACCAAAGAAGCTATCAGAGAGCACCAGATGGCTAAAACAGGAGGTACCCAGACTGATCTGTTTACGTGTGGCAAGTGCAAAAAGAAGAACTGTACATACACCCAG GTTCAAACCCGCAGTGCTGATGAACCCATGACAACGTTTGTTGTCTGTAATGAATGTGGTAACAGATGGAAG tTCTGTTAG
- the TCEA1 gene encoding transcription elongation factor A protein 1 isoform X2, translating into MTTEDEIIRIAKKMDKMVQKKNAAGALDLLKELKNIPMTLELLQSTRIGMSVNAIRKQSTDEEVTSLAKSLIKSWKKLLDGPSTDKDSEEKKKEPASSSQNSPEAREESSSSNSSSRKEEGSAPSNSFIPSFPRAPSTSDSVRVKCREMLSAALRTGDDYIAIGADEEELGSQIEEAIFQELKNTDMKYKNRVRSRIANLKDAKNPNLRKNVLCGNIPPDKFAKMTAEEMASDELKEMRKNLTKEAIREHQMAKTGGTQTDLFTCGKCKKKNCTYTQVQTRSADEPMTTFVVCNECGNRWKFC; encoded by the exons GCTGGTGCTCTTGATTTATTGAAGGAACTTAAGAATATTCCCATGACCCTTGAGTTGTTACAG TCTACCAGAATTGGAATGTCAGTGAATGCGATACGCAAGCAAAGCACAGATGAAGAAGTTACATCTTTAGCGAAATCTCTTATCAAGTCTTGGAAGAAACTGTTAG ATGGACCTTCAACTGATAAAGattctgaagaaaagaaaaaggagcctGCATCTTCCTCACAAAACAGCCCTGAAGCAAGAGAAGAAAG TTCAAGTAGCAATTCCAGCAGCAGGAAGGAGGAGGGTAGCGCTCCCTCAAATTCTTTCATCCCGTCTTTTCCCCGGGCTCCAAGCACTTCGGATTCTGTACGAGTGAAATGTAGAGAaatgctctctgcagctctcaGAACAGGAG ATGATTACATTGCTATTGGTGCTGATGAGGAAGAGCTGGGTTCTCAGATTGAAGAAG CTATTTttcaagaattaaaaaacactgatatgaaatacaaaaataggGTACGAAGTAGAATAGCGAATCTCAAGGATGCAAAGAATCCTAACCTAAGGAAAAACGTGTTATGTGGGAACATTCCTCCTGACAAGTTTGCCAAAATGACAGCAGAG GAAATGGCAAGTGATGAACTGAAAGAAATGCGCAAAAATCTGACCAAAGAAGCTATCAGAGAGCACCAGATGGCTAAAACAGGAGGTACCCAGACTGATCTGTTTACGTGTGGCAAGTGCAAAAAGAAGAACTGTACATACACCCAG GTTCAAACCCGCAGTGCTGATGAACCCATGACAACGTTTGTTGTCTGTAATGAATGTGGTAACAGATGGAAG tTCTGTTAG